One window of Ziziphus jujuba cultivar Dongzao chromosome 5, ASM3175591v1 genomic DNA carries:
- the LOC107429240 gene encoding agamous-like MADS-box protein AGL80: protein MTRKKVKLAYIKNDVARKATFKKRKKGLMKKLSELSILCGIETCTIICSPYEKKPEVWPSTMGVHKTLARFRKMPESDQSKNMMSQESYLRKNIEKMEEQLKKQHKENHEKEIEQMMYQSLAGDKLIKAMTNVELNELGKLVEKNIMEIGEKIESLKKIMRTPPPPPPPPQRLRTKLQILRARQHVN from the coding sequence ATGACAAGAAAGAAAGTGAAGCTTGCATACATAAAAAACGATGTTGCAAGGAAAGCCACCttcaagaagaggaagaaagggCTAATGAAGAAGTTGAGTGAGCTGAGCATACTGTGTGGAATAGAGACTTGCACAATTATTTGCAGCCCTTATGAGAAAAAACCTGAGGTATGGCCATCAACCATGGGAGTCCATAAAACACTAGCAAGGTTCAGGAAGATGCCGGAGTCGGATCAAAGCAAAAACATGATGAGCCAAGAAAGCTATCTGAGgaaaaatatagagaaaatgGAGGAGCAATTGAAGAAGCAACACAAGGAGAACCACGAGAAGGAAATCGAACAGATGATGTATCAGAGCTTGGCTGGAGACAAATTGATAAAAGCCATGACCAATGTGGAGTTGAATGAATTGGGAAAGTTGgttgagaaaaatattatggaaattGGGGAGAAGATTGAGTCGCTCAAGAAGATCATGCGTacacctcctcctcctcctcctcctcctcaaaGGTTGAGGACAAAGTTACAGATTCTAAGAGCTCGTCAACATGTTAATTAA
- the LOC107429156 gene encoding AT-hook motif nuclear-localized protein 23: MAGLDLGSASPFIQQLQRTTTDLHLQRPPNSDDDNNHFSADQNDDENNLQGGLDLVPNSGHGDIVGRRPRGRPPGSKNKPKPPVIITRESANTLRAHILEVSSGCDVFESLVTYVRKRQRGICVLSGSGMVTNVSLRQPAAAGAVLTLHGRFEILSLSGSFLPPPAPPGATSLTIFLSGGQGQVVGGNVVGALTASGPVIVIASSFTNVAYERLPLDEQEEALQMQQPQGGPGGGGGGGGGGGGGGVNNPFPDPSSGLPFFNLPLNNMPQMPVDGWGAAAGNSSAGRPPY; this comes from the coding sequence ATGGCTGGTTTAGACTTAGGTTCAGCATCTCCCTTTATTCAGCAGCTCCAACGCACCACCACCGACCTCCATCTTCAAAGACCCCCCAACTCTGACGATGACAACAACCACTTCTCCGCCGATCAAAACGACGACGAAAACAACCTACAAGGCGGCCTTGACCTTGTCCCTAACTCAGGTCACGGCGATATCGTGGGCCGCCGCCCCAGAGGCCGACCTCCCGGGTCCAAGAACAAGCCCAAGCCGCCGGTGATCATCACCCGAGAGAGTGCCAACACGCTCCGAGCTCATATTTTGGAGGTCAGCAGCGGGTGCGATGTGTTCGAATCTCTTGTGACCTATGTCCGGAAGCGACAGCGGGGGATCTGCGTTTTGAGTGGAAGCGGCATGGTCACCAACGTTAGTCTCCGGCAGCCAGCAGCGGCGGGAGCCGTTCTGACCTTGCACGGCCGGTTCGAGATACTGTCACTGTCCGGTTCGTTCTTGCCTCCTCCAGCGCCGCCGGGGGCGACGAGCTTGACGATATTCTTGTCGGGGGGGCAAGGGCAGGTTGTGGGAGGGAATGTCGTGGGAGCTCTCACGGCATCGGGGCCGGTAATCGTGATAGCTTCGTCGTTTACGAACGTGGCGTATGAGAGATTGCCTTTGGATGAGCAGGAAGAGGCACTTCAGATGCAGCAACCTCAAGGAGGACCCGGTGGAGGCGGAGGaggcggcggcggcggcggcggcggcggaGTGAATAATCCGTTTCCGGATCCGTCATCGGGACTTCCTTTCTTCAATCTGCCACTGAATAACATGCCTCAGATGCCTGTTGATGGATGGGGAGCAGCAGCTGGAAACTCATCAGCAGGACGACCACCTTATTAA
- the LOC107429219 gene encoding heavy metal-associated isoprenylated plant protein 4, translated as MASKGESKQKEQEKDTAKEGGKEKEEGKDTAKEGIKEKEKEKEKEKKDGIINAVYKVNMHCQKCARDIKKPLMRTQGVQNVEVDMEKGEIRAKGIFDPIKIHKQIERLSKKKTELISPKIQIKEKDTSKVDQKPKETKQEISRTTSVKVHMHCEQCEKDLKKKLLKRKDIYSVKTDMKAQTLTVDGTIEPEKLINLLRKKVHKHAEIIASKPDKKDEKKDMDKGEKDEKKDKDKGEKDEKKDKEKEGKSSTSTSESAKIVEINKEETKVVEVKAKDSNAPYFVHYVYAPQLFSDENPNACCVV; from the exons ATGGCTTCAAAAGGTGAAAGTAAACAGAAAGAGCAAGAGAAAGACACGGCGAAAGAAGGAggcaaagagaaagaagaagggaaaGACACAGCAAAAGAAGGAatcaaagagaaagagaaagagaaagagaaagagaagaaggatGGGATAATCAATGCTGTTTACAAAGTAAACATGCATTGCCAGAAATGTGCACGCGATATCAAGAAGCCTCTTATGAGAACCCAAG GGGTTCAGAATGTGGAGGTTGATATGGAGAAAGGTGAAATTAGGGCAAAAGGAATTTTCGACCCCattaaaattcataaacaaaTAGAGAGATTGAGTAAGAAGAAGACTGAGTTGATATCACCCAAAATCCagataaaggaaaaagataCTTCCAAAGTAGACCAAAAACCTAAGGAAACCAAACAA GAAATTTCTCGGACAACATCGGTGAAGGTTCATATGCACTGCGAACAATGTGAGAAAGACCTAAAAAAGAAGTTGCTAAAGCGAAAAG ATATTTACAGTGTTAAAACTGACATGAAAGCCCAAACTCTAACGGTGGATGGAACAATTGAGCCTGAAAAACTCATAAACTTGCTTCGGAAAAAAGTGCACAAACACGCAGAGATTATAGCCTCAAAACCAGACAAAAAGGATGAAAAGAAAGACATGGATAAAGGGGAAAAGGATGAAAAGAAAGACAAGGATAAAGGGGAAAAGGATGaaaagaaagacaaagaaaaagaaggaaaatctaGTACTAGTACGAGTGAATCAGCCAAGATTGTTGAAATAAATAAGGAGGAGACAAAGGTAGTGGAAGTCAAGGCCAAAGACAGCAATGCCCCATATTTTGTTCACTATGTCTATGCTCCCCAATTATTTAGTGATGAAAATCCAAATGCTTGTTGTGTAGTATAG